In the Candidatus Rhodoblastus alkanivorans genome, one interval contains:
- the tig gene encoding trigger factor, protein MQTTETLSQGLKREYQVVLAAAELAEKLEAQLAEMKDKVRINGFRPGKVPASHLKRLYGKSIMGDVVQQAVTDAQNKILSDNNMRLAGQPKLDFPEDRDEMEKVLEATGDLSFKIAFEVLPSFEVGSFEDIELERLVAEVPEEEIEQQLKALADGNRAYADREEGAEAQNGDKLTIDFVGRIGDEAFEGGAAEGVDLVLGSGSFIPGFEAQLEGAKVGDERKVTVTFPEDYQAAHLAGKEAVFDVTVKVVAAPQEVAIDDELAKKFGLESLDKLREAVIARIKADYDRASREKLKRALLDALDKKFDFELPQDMVEHEFNGIWGQIQAEQNAAGKTFADEGTTEEAQRAEYRRIAERRVRLGLVVAEVGDKAGVRVGDDEVTRAIVERARQFPGQEKLFWEYYQKNPQALAEIRAPIYEEKVVDHIVGQAKVTDKTVAKEELFKAEDEEKTA, encoded by the coding sequence ATGCAGACGACGGAAACGCTTTCGCAGGGGCTGAAGCGCGAATATCAGGTGGTGCTCGCGGCTGCGGAGCTTGCGGAGAAGCTTGAGGCCCAGCTTGCCGAGATGAAGGACAAGGTGCGCATCAACGGCTTCCGCCCGGGCAAGGTCCCGGCCAGCCATTTGAAGCGTCTTTACGGCAAATCGATCATGGGCGACGTCGTCCAGCAGGCCGTGACCGACGCCCAGAACAAAATTCTCTCCGACAACAACATGCGCCTTGCCGGCCAACCCAAGCTGGATTTCCCGGAAGACCGCGACGAAATGGAAAAGGTGCTGGAGGCGACCGGCGACCTGTCCTTCAAGATCGCTTTCGAAGTGTTGCCGAGCTTCGAAGTCGGCTCGTTCGAGGATATCGAGCTTGAGCGTCTGGTCGCGGAGGTTCCGGAAGAGGAAATCGAGCAGCAGCTCAAGGCCCTGGCCGATGGCAATCGCGCCTATGCCGACCGCGAGGAGGGCGCCGAGGCTCAGAATGGCGACAAGCTGACCATCGATTTCGTCGGTCGCATCGGCGACGAAGCTTTTGAGGGCGGCGCGGCCGAGGGCGTCGATCTGGTGCTCGGCTCCGGCTCGTTCATTCCGGGCTTCGAGGCTCAACTCGAAGGGGCCAAGGTTGGCGACGAACGCAAGGTCACGGTGACCTTCCCGGAGGACTATCAGGCCGCACACCTCGCCGGCAAGGAAGCCGTCTTCGACGTCACGGTCAAGGTGGTCGCCGCGCCGCAAGAGGTCGCGATCGACGACGAACTGGCCAAGAAATTCGGGCTGGAGAGTCTCGACAAACTGCGCGAGGCGGTCATCGCGCGAATCAAGGCGGATTATGACCGGGCCTCGCGCGAAAAGCTGAAGCGCGCCCTGCTCGACGCCCTCGACAAGAAGTTCGATTTCGAATTGCCGCAGGACATGGTCGAGCATGAATTCAACGGCATCTGGGGGCAGATCCAGGCCGAGCAGAACGCCGCCGGCAAGACCTTTGCCGACGAGGGCACGACCGAGGAGGCGCAGCGCGCCGAATATCGCCGCATCGCCGAGCGCCGGGTGCGCCTCGGCCTGGTCGTGGCGGAAGTCGGCGACAAGGCGGGCGTTCGCGTGGGCGACGACGAGGTGACCCGCGCCATCGTTGAGCGCGCCCGCCAGTTCCCCGGCCAGGAGAAGCTGTTCTGGGAATATTACCAGAAGAATCCGCAGGCTCTGGCCGAGATTCGCGCGCCGATCTATGAGGAAAAGGTGGTCGATCACATCGTCGGGCAGGCGAAGGTGACCGACAAGACCGTCGCGAAGGAAGAGCTGTTCAAGGCCGAGGACGAAGAAAAGACGGCCTGA
- a CDS encoding AraC family transcriptional regulator yields the protein MAGTPEDLIETPSDGRDLLSDLLSGMRLSGTVLFRAEFREPWSVVTPDGCHLAQVLPFRTEHIIPFHIIAAGGCWLGLRNDAPVWLAEGDAVLLPYGDSHGLYGRETAAAVEVGKLLPPPPWPDILVVEHGGAGAKTSVICGFLQCDELLFHPLLRHLPRLLHVSSGEETGDRWLGSTIRHTADETSRLSPGSRSMLPRLTELMFVEILRAHIHGLSADDAGWFAALNDPVAGAALKWLHAEPMKDWSVEELARRVGTSRSVLNEHFRRYLDQPPIRYLAKWRLQLAAQQMKTDSLPMKAIAEQYGYESEAAFNRAFKRCFGLPPGDWRKRQARN from the coding sequence ATGGCCGGGACGCCGGAAGATTTGATCGAAACGCCGTCGGACGGGCGGGACCTGCTTTCCGACCTGCTCAGCGGGATGCGCCTTTCCGGCACGGTGTTGTTTCGCGCCGAATTTCGCGAGCCCTGGTCGGTGGTTACACCCGATGGTTGCCATCTCGCCCAGGTCCTGCCCTTCCGCACCGAACACATCATCCCCTTTCACATCATCGCCGCCGGCGGTTGCTGGCTCGGTTTGCGGAATGACGCGCCCGTCTGGCTGGCGGAGGGCGATGCGGTGCTGTTGCCCTATGGCGATAGTCACGGCCTTTACGGGCGCGAAACCGCCGCCGCGGTCGAGGTCGGCAAATTGTTGCCGCCGCCGCCCTGGCCCGACATATTGGTGGTCGAACACGGCGGCGCGGGCGCGAAAACTTCGGTCATCTGCGGCTTTCTGCAATGTGACGAACTGCTGTTCCATCCTTTGCTGCGCCATCTGCCGCGGCTCTTGCACGTCAGCTCCGGCGAGGAGACGGGCGATCGCTGGCTCGGCTCGACGATCCGCCATACGGCAGATGAGACGAGCCGGCTGAGCCCCGGCTCGCGCAGCATGCTGCCGCGCCTGACCGAATTGATGTTCGTGGAGATATTGCGCGCGCATATCCACGGCCTGTCGGCCGACGACGCCGGCTGGTTCGCGGCGCTGAACGATCCGGTGGCGGGGGCGGCCCTCAAATGGCTGCACGCCGAGCCGATGAAGGATTGGAGCGTGGAGGAGCTGGCGCGCCGGGTCGGGACCTCGCGCAGCGTGCTCAACGAGCATTTCCGCCGCTATCTCGACCAGCCGCCGATACGCTATCTGGCGAAATGGCGGCTGCAACTGGCGGCGCAGCAGATGAAGACGGACAGCCTTCCCATGAAGGCCATAGCCGAGCAGTATGGCTATGAATCGGAAGCCGCCTTCAACCGCGCCTTCAAGCGCTGTTTCGGCCTGCCGCCCGGCGACTGGCGCAAGCGGCAGGCGCGGAACTGA
- a CDS encoding ATP-dependent Clp protease proteolytic subunit, producing the protein MRDPVDVYNQYLIPQVIENTPRGERGFDIYSRLLRERIVFLTGPVEDGMASVIIAQLLFLEAENPKKEISMYINSPGGVVTAGMAIYDTMQFIKPKVSTLCVGQAASMGSLLLCGGEAGMRFALPNARIMVHQPSGGFQGQASDILRHAEDIMKVKKRLNEIYVKHTGQDYDTIESTLDRDHFMAAEDAKAFGLIDDVLSKRPEESPEK; encoded by the coding sequence ATGCGCGATCCGGTTGACGTCTACAATCAATATCTCATCCCGCAAGTCATCGAGAACACCCCGCGCGGCGAGCGCGGCTTCGATATTTACTCACGGCTGCTGCGCGAGCGAATCGTCTTCCTGACCGGCCCGGTCGAGGACGGCATGGCCTCGGTCATCATCGCGCAATTGCTGTTCCTCGAAGCCGAGAATCCGAAGAAGGAAATCTCGATGTACATCAATTCGCCGGGCGGAGTGGTCACCGCCGGCATGGCGATCTACGACACGATGCAGTTCATCAAGCCCAAGGTTTCGACGCTCTGCGTCGGCCAGGCGGCCTCGATGGGCTCGCTGCTTTTGTGCGGGGGCGAAGCGGGCATGCGATTCGCGCTTCCCAACGCCCGAATCATGGTGCACCAGCCTTCCGGCGGCTTCCAGGGCCAGGCTTCGGACATTTTGCGCCATGCCGAAGACATCATGAAGGTCAAGAAACGCCTGAACGAGATCTATGTGAAGCACACGGGTCAGGATTACGACACGATCGAGAGCACCCTCGATCGCGATCATTTCATGGCGGCCGAGGACGCCAAGGCCTTCGGCCTGATCGACGACGTGCTCAGCAAGCGTCCGGAGGAGTCGCCGGAGAAATGA